The Nothobranchius furzeri strain GRZ-AD chromosome 6, NfurGRZ-RIMD1, whole genome shotgun sequence genome includes a region encoding these proteins:
- the ift27 gene encoding intraflagellar transport protein 27 homolog has translation MGKLRARCLLVGDAAVGKSSLSHIFYSGGSLFQKNYNMTAGVELLMKCVNIPETNDTVELYILDSAGKETLAEGCEKMWGEPSLVCLVFDLTNEQSFVNCSGWMERVRTHCQGLRVSGVLVGNKSDLSARREVQASVAKEWAQSQGLEYHETSAKEMENCDAPFLSVARAFYSLYNEHLETVRNLSPG, from the exons ATGGGGAAATTGAGGGCAAGGTGTCTGCTTGTCG GAGATGCAGCCGTGGGGAAAAGTTCTCTGTCCCATATATTCTACAGCGGTGGATCTCTCTTTCAGAAGAACTATAACATG ACAGCTGGAGTGGAGCTGTTGATGAAGTGTGTCAACATCCCAGAGACCAATGACACGGTG GAGCTCTATATCTTAGACTCTGCAGGGAAGGAGACGCTAGCGGAgggctgtgagaaaatg TGGGGTGAACCTTCTTTGGTGTGCCTAGTGTTTGATTTGACCAATGAGCAGTCATTTGTCAACTGCAGTGGTTGGATGGAGAGAGTTCGTACGCACTGCCAAGGTCTTCGTGTTTCAG GTGTACTTGTGGGTAACAAGTCCGATCTGTCTGCTAGAAGAGAAGTACAAGCGTCTGTAGCCAAGGAATGGGCCCAGAGCCAGGGACTGGAGTATCATGAGACATCAGCT AAAGAGATGGAAAACTGTGATGCACCATTCCTCAGTGTAGCCCGGGCCTTCTACTCTCTCTATAACGAGCACCTTGAGACCGTCCGAAACCTCAGTCCTGGCTAG